In Paenibacillus phoenicis, one genomic interval encodes:
- a CDS encoding sensor histidine kinase, producing MKLKLKNPLANLNVKQQMILLFIVMVIPLFILNAYGNYKADQVLKRNVTNAYIELNKQNFRLITRDIEAINKVTSTVFQHPLLQQLNPSGESSETVLDRVKNYERLENLLLNYSQETDQREPVYYSLYVYDPDNAYFFAPYYPDARKAGVYFFLENEKPEWFDEAVAQKGNGYLRLIEHLSPSGQGLPNQKTLAYIRAINSIYKNGTIGVLVVSNVDGRIGESLQTVSIPEGELYFTDWNNRILTSTPSLTPTPTGSILDLPPEADLGDSLIGVKDLITEDFIYVINYNYVLQQKLVYKVPIKAMLQQQNEIKRIIQLISIAYFVVGLVLILYFWRSLMTPIQKLVYFVRRYEPGNVVPETPYRERNDEVSVLISTIYEMARRLNGLIHYKYQMDIKQKEAQLQILYQQINPHLLYNTLESIYWKSAMEGNTASAEMIKELSKLMKISLSRGRELITLEEELEHASAYIKLQEHRYEYGFRVIWDIPSELHSTIIPKITLQPLIENAIIHGVKHMGEDGEIMIRAEADEAQGCVYIRIADNGYKPVDFDAIDKLLNDETPSPSFGYGIRNIHQRLRLHFGPEYGLKYMGRPEGGTIVTITLPLTVNRNE from the coding sequence TTGAAGCTAAAACTCAAGAACCCGCTAGCCAATTTGAACGTTAAACAGCAGATGATCCTCCTCTTTATTGTGATGGTCATTCCGTTATTTATTCTGAACGCCTACGGCAACTATAAAGCGGATCAAGTATTGAAGCGAAATGTCACCAACGCCTATATCGAGCTGAATAAGCAGAATTTCCGGCTCATTACCCGGGATATCGAGGCGATTAACAAGGTTACGTCAACCGTATTCCAGCATCCGCTGCTCCAGCAGCTGAACCCCAGCGGTGAAAGCTCAGAGACCGTCCTGGATCGGGTCAAAAACTACGAGAGGCTGGAGAACCTGCTGCTCAATTACTCGCAGGAAACCGATCAGCGGGAGCCGGTGTATTATTCGCTATACGTCTACGATCCGGACAACGCGTATTTCTTTGCCCCATATTATCCGGATGCGCGAAAGGCGGGCGTCTATTTTTTTCTCGAGAACGAGAAGCCGGAATGGTTTGATGAAGCCGTCGCGCAAAAAGGAAACGGTTACCTGCGCCTCATTGAGCACCTGTCTCCCTCCGGCCAAGGCCTGCCAAATCAAAAAACGCTCGCTTATATTCGGGCGATCAACAGCATTTACAAAAACGGTACGATCGGCGTACTGGTTGTGTCCAATGTTGACGGGCGCATCGGCGAATCGCTGCAAACCGTCTCCATTCCGGAGGGTGAGCTGTATTTTACCGATTGGAACAACCGGATTCTGACCTCCACACCAAGCCTGACGCCAACGCCAACTGGTTCGATATTGGATTTACCGCCAGAGGCGGATTTAGGCGATTCGCTGATCGGGGTGAAGGATCTCATCACCGAGGATTTCATCTATGTGATTAATTATAATTACGTTCTGCAGCAAAAGCTGGTGTACAAAGTGCCCATCAAGGCCATGCTGCAACAGCAAAACGAAATCAAACGGATTATTCAGCTCATTTCCATCGCTTATTTTGTGGTGGGGCTGGTGTTAATCTTATATTTCTGGCGGTCGCTGATGACCCCGATTCAAAAATTGGTTTATTTCGTCCGCCGTTACGAGCCGGGCAATGTGGTGCCGGAGACGCCGTACCGGGAAAGAAACGACGAGGTCAGCGTGCTCATTTCTACAATCTACGAGATGGCTCGCCGCCTCAATGGACTGATTCATTATAAATATCAGATGGACATCAAGCAGAAGGAAGCCCAGCTGCAAATTTTGTATCAGCAGATTAACCCGCATTTGCTGTACAACACGCTGGAGAGTATTTATTGGAAAAGCGCGATGGAAGGAAACACCGCCTCCGCCGAAATGATCAAGGAGCTGTCCAAGCTGATGAAAATCAGCCTGAGCCGCGGCCGGGAGCTGATCACGCTGGAGGAAGAGCTGGAGCATGCTTCGGCTTACATCAAGCTGCAGGAGCATCGTTATGAGTATGGTTTCCGCGTGATCTGGGACATTCCATCGGAACTGCATTCCACCATCATTCCAAAAATCACGCTGCAGCCGCTTATTGAGAACGCTATCATTCATGGCGTTAAACATATGGGAGAAGATGGCGAAATCATGATTCGCGCCGAAGCGGACGAAGCGCAGGGTTGTGTATACATTAGGATCGCCGACAACGGGTATAAGCCGGTCGACTTCGACGCCATCGACAAGCTGCTGAATGACGAAACGCCAAGCCCATCGTTTGGTTACGGCATCCGCAATATTCATCAGCGGCTTCGGCTGCATTTTGGGCCGGAGTACGGTTTGAAATACATGGGCCGCCCTGAAGGCGGAACCATCGTCACCATTACCCTGCCGCTCACCGTGAACCGGAACGAATAA
- a CDS encoding response regulator produces the protein MYNVLVVDDEPLICKGLSGLLTASGLDIGQIYTAYNGHEALDYVRMEEVDLLVTDIQMGEMNGIELMQQAKLIKPWVQTIIISAHETFQYAQMAIRLGAKDYLIKPLNSEQFLDSVRNALLKMDKPMPQSEELLSRGAEHFRMEEPLPEYGERLNRLLSDPAEGDEEQRFAEAERLGLTGPYFSVIKIKLAIPADKQLSVDQDRDACLFRYAALNIVNELLHQEWRAASFYTQSLEIALILQWNETEYAEPNLNKINQLEMLGRSLHHHIHKYLGLRCTVGISQILKGTGFLSLLSRQADKAMLWGGEHGDHHVFYYGDFNWHNYTQDPSTEELTKQNNRIVESAKKYIEENYRQKGLTIHEVARNNHVSPNYLSYLFKKNTGYNLWEYVIKLRMEESKALILNTDLRRYEIAERVGYESPEHFSKIFKKYFGVSPTELKK, from the coding sequence ATGTACAACGTATTGGTCGTCGACGACGAACCGTTGATCTGCAAAGGATTATCGGGACTTTTAACCGCTTCAGGACTGGATATCGGCCAGATCTACACCGCGTATAACGGGCACGAAGCGCTGGATTATGTCCGAATGGAGGAAGTAGATCTGCTCGTCACTGACATCCAGATGGGAGAAATGAACGGGATCGAGCTGATGCAGCAGGCGAAGCTGATCAAGCCATGGGTACAGACGATCATCATCTCCGCGCATGAAACGTTCCAATACGCCCAGATGGCGATCCGGCTTGGCGCCAAGGACTATTTGATTAAGCCGCTGAACAGTGAGCAGTTCCTGGATTCGGTGCGCAACGCGCTGCTCAAGATGGATAAACCGATGCCGCAGAGTGAGGAGCTGTTGTCCCGGGGCGCTGAACATTTCCGCATGGAGGAGCCGCTTCCGGAATACGGCGAACGGTTGAACCGCCTGTTAAGTGATCCCGCCGAAGGGGACGAAGAGCAGAGGTTTGCGGAAGCTGAGCGATTGGGGCTGACGGGGCCGTATTTTTCCGTGATCAAAATCAAGCTGGCCATCCCCGCTGACAAGCAGCTATCCGTGGACCAGGATCGGGATGCCTGCCTGTTCCGCTACGCGGCGCTGAATATCGTGAACGAGCTGCTGCATCAGGAGTGGCGCGCGGCATCTTTTTATACCCAGAGTCTGGAGATCGCCCTCATCTTGCAGTGGAATGAAACGGAGTACGCCGAACCCAATCTCAATAAAATCAACCAGCTCGAAATGCTTGGCCGAAGTCTGCACCATCACATCCATAAATACCTTGGCTTGCGGTGCACGGTGGGCATCAGCCAGATTCTCAAAGGCACGGGTTTTCTAAGCCTGCTGAGCCGGCAGGCGGACAAAGCGATGCTGTGGGGAGGCGAACACGGGGATCACCATGTATTTTATTATGGCGATTTTAACTGGCACAACTATACCCAGGACCCTTCCACAGAAGAGCTGACCAAGCAGAATAACCGGATTGTGGAGAGCGCCAAGAAGTATATCGAGGAGAATTACCGGCAGAAGGGACTGACTATCCACGAGGTGGCCCGCAACAATCACGTCAGCCCCAATTACTTGAGCTACTTGTTCAAGAAAAATACCGGCTACAACCTCTGGGAATACGTGATTAAGCTGCGGATGGAAGAGAGCAAAGCGCTGATTCTGAACACGGATCTGCGCCGTTACGAGATCGCCGAACGTGTGGGATATGAGTCGCCGGAGCATTTTAGCAAGATATTTAAGAAATACTTTGGCGTCAGTCCTACCGAGCTGAAGAAATAA
- a CDS encoding carbohydrate ABC transporter permease produces MGEPVISPGNMQQNTVKASTSASQKPRRGSNWKQYMWGYLFLVPAIAIFIVFLWVPIIKGMVYSFYNIDFVKGNTFVGFDNYVKVFHNPDVLLSVRNTLYYMLLCLVIGFWVPIAASIAISELRWFQGFARIAAYLPFVVPGVVLYGMWRWMYDPVGPINALLGWFGADPVSFISDGRWSMVSIVFMETWQQFGSAMLIYLAGVLSIPRDWYEAAEIDGAGVWARIKYITLPSMRNLIVLMLILQLIGTSQAYQSQLALLDGGPNKATLTYALLTVKYAFTQLDYGAGTALGVLMFIVLSVLGVLQYKLNKEEY; encoded by the coding sequence ATGGGGGAACCCGTGATTTCACCGGGGAACATGCAGCAGAACACGGTTAAAGCATCCACCTCCGCTTCGCAGAAGCCGCGGCGGGGATCGAACTGGAAGCAGTACATGTGGGGGTATCTTTTTCTGGTACCGGCGATTGCCATCTTTATCGTGTTCTTGTGGGTCCCGATCATCAAAGGGATGGTTTACAGCTTCTACAATATCGATTTCGTCAAAGGCAACACATTTGTCGGATTCGACAATTACGTAAAGGTGTTTCATAACCCAGACGTGCTGTTGTCGGTTCGCAACACCTTGTATTATATGCTCCTCTGTTTGGTTATCGGCTTCTGGGTGCCGATCGCAGCGTCAATCGCGATTTCCGAGCTGCGCTGGTTCCAAGGATTTGCGCGGATCGCCGCTTACCTGCCGTTCGTCGTACCGGGCGTTGTCCTGTATGGGATGTGGCGCTGGATGTACGATCCGGTGGGACCAATCAACGCCTTGCTCGGATGGTTTGGGGCCGATCCGGTGTCCTTTATTTCCGACGGCAGGTGGTCGATGGTTTCGATCGTCTTTATGGAGACGTGGCAGCAGTTTGGTTCAGCGATGCTGATTTACCTGGCTGGGGTGCTGAGCATTCCGCGGGATTGGTACGAAGCGGCGGAAATCGATGGAGCCGGCGTCTGGGCCCGGATCAAATACATCACGCTGCCGTCGATGCGGAACCTGATCGTGCTGATGTTGATTTTGCAGCTGATCGGCACATCTCAGGCGTACCAATCGCAGCTAGCATTGCTGGACGGCGGGCCAAACAAGGCCACGTTAACCTATGCCCTCCTGACCGTCAAATACGCCTTTACCCAGCTCGATTATGGGGCCGGGACTGCGCTTGGGGTTCTGATGTTCATCGTGCTAAGCGTGCTGGGCGTGTTGCAATACAAGCTGAACAAGGAGGAGTACTGA
- a CDS encoding carbohydrate ABC transporter permease, whose amino-acid sequence MKERGILSPSDLQKPLNKVVYGLMCLCIAVMTFTMLYPIAMTMFNGLKSNQEVNSFPPRFFPKEWHWDNFPKAWNYIDLPMFLKNTLLIFGGNLLMTILVLGLASFSISRIRVPYSRAIYFFILLTLFIPASSYMIPNFVNLKELGLLNTYWAFWLPAGANAYYFLLMKNFFDGIHPEIFEAARIDGASEWTSYLRIAVPLSVPIFATLAIFIFSTAWNDWFWPSLVMHTEDKYTLATAIYKYVINARNMDSSVKFSILFMVMIPPIFVFLGFQKFIMRSVSLSAVKG is encoded by the coding sequence ATGAAAGAAAGAGGCATCCTGTCGCCCTCCGATCTGCAGAAGCCGCTGAATAAAGTGGTCTACGGATTGATGTGCTTGTGCATTGCGGTGATGACGTTTACGATGTTGTATCCGATCGCGATGACGATGTTCAACGGATTGAAGAGTAACCAGGAGGTTAACTCGTTTCCGCCGCGATTCTTCCCGAAGGAATGGCATTGGGACAATTTCCCGAAAGCTTGGAATTATATCGATCTGCCGATGTTTTTGAAAAATACGCTGCTCATCTTCGGCGGCAACCTGCTGATGACCATTCTGGTGCTGGGGCTGGCTTCGTTCAGCATTTCGCGGATCCGCGTGCCATATAGCCGGGCGATCTACTTTTTTATTCTGCTGACGTTGTTCATCCCGGCGTCGAGCTATATGATCCCGAACTTCGTGAACCTGAAGGAGCTGGGGCTGCTGAACACCTATTGGGCGTTCTGGCTGCCGGCGGGAGCGAATGCGTATTATTTTCTGCTGATGAAAAATTTCTTCGACGGCATCCACCCGGAAATCTTCGAAGCGGCCCGGATTGACGGAGCTTCGGAGTGGACCAGTTACTTGCGGATTGCGGTGCCGCTGTCCGTGCCGATCTTCGCGACGTTGGCGATTTTTATTTTCTCTACGGCGTGGAATGATTGGTTCTGGCCATCGCTGGTGATGCACACGGAAGACAAATACACGCTGGCCACCGCGATCTACAAATATGTCATTAACGCGCGGAACATGGATAGCAGTGTGAAGTTCAGCATTTTGTTTATGGTGATGATTCCGCCGATCTTCGTGTTCCTGGGTTTCCAGAAGTTTATCATGCGCAGTGTGAGCCTGTCTGCGGTTAAGGGATAG
- a CDS encoding ABC transporter substrate-binding protein: protein MRKFSAVLMCLMLLGSLLAACGGGGNKEAQNNGGGNNGGNTAATSNNGGGNADASSAEADDITQRKVTIKIHYPLPDETTLRQQEDDKIARFQAKYPNVTIVKDDWQYSVNEIGVKMASNEAPTFYNTWATEAQFLVERGWVADITDLWNNWEYKDEINPVLQNQFIVDGRVYGITQNGYVTSTVVNKKLLDEKGIAAPPFDWTWDDMYNVAKGVADPKKGISGIAPMGKGNEAGWNWTNFLFEAGGDIQKNENGKVTAVFNSEAGVKALDFYKKLRWEANAIPQDWALGWGDAVSSFQQGRTAMVIAGAFDVVQAALNEGGMKPEDVVAYPMPAAEKGGKHYGVLGGNYLVINPNATKDEQEMAFRYITFDYFTDDALKAVEDTIQARKAEGKYYVPTPLEYFSEDSEYASKVKAIYEKYDNVYKYDPQLFGLLEGKPEAQFGTQDYYATMSNVVQESFSKKGTDSKQQLDVAAKYVQENFFDKIQAQ, encoded by the coding sequence ATGCGCAAGTTTTCAGCGGTGTTGATGTGTCTGATGTTGCTTGGTTCGCTGCTCGCGGCCTGCGGCGGAGGCGGGAACAAGGAAGCCCAAAATAACGGCGGCGGTAACAACGGCGGAAATACGGCGGCTACAAGCAACAACGGGGGAGGCAATGCGGACGCGTCGTCGGCTGAAGCCGATGATATCACGCAGCGCAAGGTCACGATCAAGATCCACTATCCGTTGCCGGACGAAACGACGCTTCGCCAACAGGAGGACGATAAAATCGCCCGCTTCCAAGCCAAGTATCCTAACGTCACAATCGTGAAGGACGACTGGCAATACAGCGTCAATGAAATCGGCGTAAAAATGGCTTCCAACGAAGCGCCAACCTTCTACAATACGTGGGCCACAGAAGCTCAATTCCTGGTGGAACGCGGCTGGGTTGCTGACATCACTGATCTGTGGAACAACTGGGAGTATAAGGACGAAATTAACCCGGTGCTGCAAAATCAATTTATCGTAGACGGCCGAGTGTACGGGATCACCCAAAACGGTTACGTCACTTCGACAGTAGTGAATAAGAAGCTGTTGGACGAAAAGGGCATCGCTGCTCCTCCGTTCGACTGGACTTGGGATGATATGTACAACGTGGCCAAAGGCGTTGCCGATCCGAAGAAAGGGATTTCGGGGATCGCTCCGATGGGAAAAGGGAACGAAGCAGGCTGGAACTGGACCAACTTCCTGTTTGAAGCCGGCGGCGACATTCAAAAGAACGAAAACGGCAAAGTGACTGCCGTGTTCAACTCCGAGGCTGGGGTGAAGGCGCTGGACTTCTACAAGAAGCTGAGATGGGAAGCTAACGCCATCCCGCAAGACTGGGCGTTGGGCTGGGGCGATGCCGTCAGCTCCTTCCAACAAGGACGGACAGCGATGGTCATCGCCGGTGCATTTGACGTCGTTCAAGCCGCGCTGAATGAAGGCGGTATGAAGCCGGAGGATGTGGTCGCTTATCCGATGCCTGCAGCCGAGAAAGGCGGCAAGCATTACGGGGTGCTCGGCGGCAACTACCTCGTCATTAACCCGAATGCGACGAAAGACGAACAAGAAATGGCGTTCCGTTATATTACGTTTGATTACTTCACCGACGATGCTTTGAAAGCCGTTGAAGATACGATTCAAGCCCGCAAAGCGGAAGGCAAGTATTATGTGCCGACACCGCTGGAGTATTTCAGCGAAGATTCCGAGTATGCCAGCAAAGTGAAAGCCATTTACGAAAAATACGACAACGTGTACAAATACGATCCGCAGCTCTTCGGCCTGCTGGAAGGCAAGCCGGAAGCGCAATTCGGCACGCAGGACTACTACGCCACGATGTCCAACGTCGTCCAGGAATCGTTCTCGAAGAAGGGCACGGACTCCAAGCAGCAGCTGGATGTCGCAGCGAAGTACGTGCAAGAGAATTTCTTTGACAAAATTCAAGCGCAATAA
- a CDS encoding bile acid:sodium symporter family protein, giving the protein MLQTLNRQLNKLMPLITPTGILIGVLCGSRLASYTYLSPWLFAFMTFAGSISLSFKDFLNVLKKPLPLVLCLFILHLAMPLMAMGMGHLAFPGDAYTITGFILAAAIPTGVSSFVWVSIYKGNIALTLSIILIDTLLAPFVVPGILALLVGTSVRLDAVAMMTSLFWMIVVPSLVGMVLNQWTQGKVITTWGPWLNPFSKLAMASVVAINGAVVAPYLTDFSPRLLGLAAIIVLLAAIGYALGFGLSRLIGLNEADKVALVFNGGMRNISAGAVLAVTYFPAPVAVPVVLGMVFQQVMASLVGLVLGRQARAHQSTDKTATSA; this is encoded by the coding sequence ATGCTGCAAACGCTAAACCGACAACTGAACAAATTAATGCCATTAATTACCCCTACTGGCATATTGATCGGCGTCCTTTGCGGGAGTCGTCTAGCCTCCTATACCTACCTGTCTCCGTGGCTGTTTGCCTTCATGACCTTTGCCGGGAGCATTAGTCTCAGCTTCAAAGATTTCCTAAACGTGCTCAAAAAACCACTCCCTCTGGTGCTCTGCCTGTTCATCCTCCACCTGGCCATGCCACTGATGGCGATGGGAATGGGGCATTTGGCGTTCCCCGGGGATGCTTATACGATCACCGGCTTTATCCTCGCTGCGGCGATTCCAACCGGGGTGAGCAGCTTCGTCTGGGTCAGCATCTACAAGGGCAACATTGCCTTGACCTTGTCGATCATCCTGATCGACACGCTGCTGGCTCCCTTTGTTGTTCCCGGCATCCTGGCGCTGTTGGTTGGCACCAGCGTCCGGCTTGACGCCGTGGCGATGATGACCAGCCTGTTCTGGATGATCGTCGTCCCATCGCTGGTGGGCATGGTGCTGAACCAGTGGACCCAAGGCAAGGTGATCACCACTTGGGGGCCTTGGCTTAACCCGTTTTCGAAGCTTGCCATGGCTTCGGTCGTGGCGATTAACGGCGCGGTTGTCGCCCCTTACCTGACCGACTTCAGCCCGCGGCTGCTGGGGCTCGCCGCCATCATCGTTCTGCTCGCGGCCATCGGCTACGCGCTTGGCTTCGGCTTGTCCCGGCTGATCGGCCTAAACGAAGCCGACAAAGTCGCGCTGGTCTTCAACGGCGGCATGCGCAACATCAGCGCCGGCGCCGTGCTGGCCGTCACTTACTTCCCCGCCCCGGTGGCCGTGCCGGTCGTGTTGGGCATGGTGTTCCAGCAAGTAATGGCCTCCCTCGTTGGCCTCGTACTCGGCCGACAAGCCCGCGCGCACCAGTCGACGGACAAAACGGCAACGTCGGCGTGA
- a CDS encoding glutamate-1-semialdehyde 2,1-aminomutase produces the protein MNRSQSERLYEEALQHIVGGVNSPSRSFKAVGGGAPVFMKKAQGAYFWDVDGNRYVDYLAAYGPIITGHAHPHVTKAIQEAAANGTLYGTPTELEIRLARMLKEAIPSMDKVRFVNSGTEAVMTTIRVARAYTKRNKIIKFAGCYHGHSDLVLVAAGSGPSTLDIPDSAGIPTSIAHEVITVPFNDASALKDALDKWGDDVAAVMVEPIVGNFGMVMPKPGFLEELCRLARQYGALVIYDEVITAFRFHYGSAQTYAGLSNHEAIRPDLTALGKIIGGGLPIGAYGGSKEIMEQVAPLGPAYQAGTMAGNPASISAGIACLEVLQGAGVYEEMDRLAVKLTDGLADSARRHGVPLTINRIRGSFSTHFCDHPVTNYAEAQDTDSEAFAAFFRAMLNRGVNLAPSKFEAWFLTTAHTEADIDFTLEAAEASFKEIAR, from the coding sequence ATGAATCGATCGCAATCCGAACGATTGTATGAAGAAGCGTTGCAGCATATTGTAGGCGGCGTCAACAGCCCCTCCCGCTCGTTTAAGGCGGTTGGCGGCGGGGCGCCTGTTTTTATGAAAAAAGCCCAGGGCGCCTACTTTTGGGACGTGGACGGCAATCGCTACGTTGATTATTTGGCGGCTTACGGGCCGATCATTACCGGACATGCCCACCCGCATGTGACGAAGGCCATTCAAGAGGCAGCCGCAAACGGCACGTTGTACGGGACCCCAACCGAGCTGGAGATCCGCTTGGCCCGTATGCTCAAAGAAGCGATCCCTTCGATGGACAAGGTACGCTTTGTCAACTCCGGTACGGAAGCGGTCATGACGACGATCCGCGTCGCGCGCGCGTATACGAAGCGCAACAAAATCATCAAATTTGCCGGGTGTTACCACGGCCATTCCGATCTCGTGCTCGTGGCCGCGGGCTCCGGCCCGTCCACGCTGGACATCCCTGACAGCGCCGGCATCCCGACCAGCATCGCGCACGAGGTGATCACCGTACCGTTTAACGATGCTTCGGCGCTGAAAGATGCGCTCGACAAGTGGGGCGACGACGTCGCCGCCGTCATGGTCGAGCCGATCGTCGGGAACTTCGGCATGGTGATGCCGAAGCCCGGGTTCTTGGAAGAGCTCTGCCGGCTCGCACGGCAGTACGGCGCCCTCGTCATTTACGACGAGGTCATTACAGCCTTCCGCTTCCACTACGGCTCGGCGCAAACCTACGCCGGCCTCTCCAACCACGAAGCGATCCGGCCGGACCTGACCGCCCTCGGCAAAATCATCGGCGGCGGGCTGCCGATCGGCGCGTACGGCGGCAGCAAAGAGATCATGGAGCAGGTGGCACCGCTGGGTCCGGCCTATCAGGCCGGAACGATGGCGGGCAACCCTGCTTCTATCTCCGCCGGCATCGCCTGCCTTGAGGTGTTGCAAGGCGCTGGGGTCTACGAAGAGATGGACCGCCTCGCCGTGAAGCTGACCGACGGGCTGGCTGACTCGGCCCGCCGCCATGGAGTGCCGCTGACCATCAACCGAATCCGCGGCTCGTTCTCGACGCATTTCTGTGACCATCCGGTCACGAACTATGCGGAGGCGCAAGACACCGACAGCGAAGCGTTCGCTGCCTTTTTCCGCGCCATGCTGAACCGTGGGGTCAACCTCGCCCCGTCGAAGTTCGAAGCTTGGTTCCTGACAACGGCGCACACGGAAGCCGACATCGACTTCACGTTGGAAGCCGCAGAGGCTTCTTTCAAAGAAATTGCCCGATGA
- a CDS encoding LCP family protein, which yields MTKRTKRAILWSVIGVVVALAAFAAYYFTALYNQVDNFQKEGEQSPFYNVQPTETKVPEPPKWEGKDRVNILLMGVDARGLKKGEIPRSDTMLVASLDPVSKKAYLFSILRDTYTKIPEHGSDRINTAITHGPNTAMQAVSDLLGIPIQYYVYTDFQGFIELVDAVGGVDFYVEKDMHYTSKADNHEYDIDLKKGQQHLDGKTALQYVRFRHDALSDYTRTERQRNFLKAVAEKLKSTTSIMKLPSILEKINPYIDTNLSVQDMWKLATVGYDTEMVASEQIPPMELLVEKTVGGSSVLGVRSEDELKQYVQDVFNKAEESGTGSGSDADGAEDNGGSNDDSGSSGRTGANAGSSGVNLEAASP from the coding sequence ATGACGAAACGCACAAAACGGGCGATTCTCTGGTCTGTGATCGGAGTGGTTGTCGCTCTCGCTGCCTTTGCAGCCTACTATTTTACGGCCCTCTATAACCAAGTGGACAATTTTCAAAAAGAAGGAGAACAGTCTCCTTTCTATAACGTGCAGCCAACCGAAACGAAAGTGCCGGAACCGCCCAAATGGGAAGGCAAGGATCGGGTGAACATTCTGCTGATGGGCGTCGATGCGCGCGGTTTGAAGAAAGGGGAAATCCCCCGCTCGGACACCATGCTGGTCGCTTCCCTCGACCCTGTGAGCAAGAAGGCCTACCTCTTCTCGATTTTGCGTGACACGTACACGAAAATTCCGGAGCACGGTTCGGACCGGATCAACACGGCGATTACGCACGGACCCAATACGGCGATGCAAGCAGTCTCCGACCTGCTGGGCATCCCGATACAATATTATGTGTATACCGACTTTCAAGGATTCATTGAGCTGGTGGATGCGGTCGGCGGGGTTGATTTTTATGTGGAAAAAGATATGCACTACACCAGCAAAGCGGATAACCATGAATACGATATCGATCTGAAAAAAGGACAGCAGCACCTCGACGGCAAAACCGCGCTGCAATACGTCCGCTTCCGGCACGACGCCCTGTCCGACTACACCCGGACCGAGCGGCAGCGTAACTTCCTGAAGGCGGTGGCGGAAAAGTTGAAGTCGACGACTTCAATTATGAAGCTGCCTTCGATACTGGAGAAAATCAATCCTTACATCGACACGAACTTGTCGGTTCAGGATATGTGGAAGCTGGCTACCGTAGGGTATGACACAGAAATGGTCGCCAGCGAACAAATTCCGCCGATGGAACTGCTGGTTGAGAAAACCGTTGGCGGCTCGTCCGTCCTTGGCGTTCGCAGCGAAGATGAATTAAAGCAATACGTGCAGGACGTATTTAACAAAGCTGAGGAAAGCGGGACGGGCAGCGGCAGCGATGCTGACGGTGCCGAGGACAACGGCGGCAGCAACGACGACAGCGGCAGCTCGGGCCGTACCGGGGCGAACGCAGGCAGCAGCGGCGTGAACCTGGAGGCGGCCAGCCCTTGA
- the bcp gene encoding thioredoxin-dependent thiol peroxidase yields MSEQTQQVQIGQHVPDFQLPAANGEEISLSQFRGRKVVLYFYPKDSTPACTQEACDFRDLAQAYGEYGAVVLGISGDSVKSHARFAMKQGLNFPLLSDESHEVCRMFGVWQLKKMYGREYEGIVRSTFLIDEEGKLLREWRGVRVKGHAEEVLALLQGRYFR; encoded by the coding sequence ATGTCGGAACAAACGCAACAAGTGCAAATCGGTCAGCACGTTCCGGATTTTCAATTGCCCGCAGCCAACGGGGAGGAAATCTCATTATCGCAATTTCGCGGCCGGAAGGTCGTTCTTTATTTTTATCCCAAAGACTCTACCCCAGCTTGTACCCAGGAGGCTTGTGATTTCCGCGACCTTGCCCAGGCGTACGGCGAATACGGGGCAGTGGTGCTTGGCATCAGCGGGGATTCGGTGAAATCTCACGCAAGGTTCGCCATGAAGCAGGGGCTGAATTTTCCGCTATTATCGGACGAGTCTCATGAGGTATGCCGGATGTTTGGCGTATGGCAGCTGAAAAAAATGTACGGCCGCGAATACGAAGGCATCGTCCGTTCGACGTTCCTGATCGATGAGGAGGGCAAACTGCTTCGCGAATGGCGCGGGGTTCGAGTGAAAGGGCATGCCGAGGAGGTGCTGGCGTTACTTCAGGGACGATATTTTAGATAA